DNA from Algisphaera agarilytica:
GTGTAGATCAGGGCGAAGCGGTCGTCGCTTTCGGTATGCATCACGACCTGCGCGAGGTGGCGGGCCGCCTCGACGAACTGCGGGTCGTTCATCAGCACCAGCGCCTGCAGCGGCGTGTTGGTGCGCTCGCGGCGGACCCGGCAGTGCTCGCGGTCGGGCGCGTCGAAGATCATCATCGCCGGCGGCGGCGAGGTGCGCTTCCACATCGTGTACAGCGAACGGCGGTAGAGCTTGTCGCCCGTGTCGGCCTTGAAGACCCCGGTGTTGCTGTTGGGGTACGCCACCGTCTTCCACAGGCCCGCTGGCTGGTACGGCTTCACCGGGGGGCCGCCCATATCCTCGACGAGCAACGTGCTCAGCCACAACGCCTGGTCGCGGATCACCTCCGCATCGAAGCGGAAGCGGGCACCACGCGCCAGGAGCCGGTTCTCCGGGTCGACCTTGAGCACTTCGGGGCGGACCTTCGACGACTGTCGATAGGTCGAGGACATCAGCATCAGCTTGTAAATGTGCTTCACGTCCCAGCCGCTGGCGACGAACTCGTGCGCCAGCCAGTCGAGCAACTCGGGGTGCGTGGGCGGGCTGCCCTGGCTGCCGAAGTCCTCGGTGGTTTCGACGAGGCCTGCGCCGAATATCTCTTGCCAGAAGCGGTTGATCGTGACGCGTGCGGTCAGCGGGTTGTCCTCGTCGACGATCCACCGGGCGAGGCCGAGGCGGTTGGCCGACTCGCCTTCGGGCAGCGGCGGCAGCGCCTCGGGGACGCCGGCCGTGACCCGCTCGCCGAGCTTGTCGTAGAGGCCGCGCTCCAGCACGTGGGCGAACGGCTCGGAGTCGGCCTTCTCTTCCATCACCATCGTGACCGGAGCGTAGGCACGCATCACCGCCAGCTCCGACTCGAGTGCACTAGCCTCGGCAAGCAACCCCGCAACGGCTTCGTGCTTAAACTCGGGTTCAGAGCCCTCGGCGTTTTCCGCCGCCACTTCAGCCGCCTCGCCCGATACCTCGGTCGGCTTGGCGGCTTCGCCCCTACGCTCTTCAGGGGTCAGCGCATTCGCCAACAACTTCAGCTCAGTCGTCGAGAGTGCCCGGTTGAACACTCGCACCTCACGCAGCCCCGCTTTCGGTCCTTCGTAGGGCTTGGCTTCTTTAGCCTCACTCTCTCCTTCAGCTTCGACTGTCGCGCTCCGATCGCCGATGACCAACGGCTTGTCGACCGCGAAATCGCCTTTGAGCATGTGTGAGCTGCCACGGTTGGGGCCGTTCGGGATATTGCCGTGGATATAGATCTGCAGGCCCGGGCTGCTGTCGTGGTTGATCACGACACGGGACTGATCGAGCGGGTGGTAGTTCAGCGCGACGTGGTTCCATTCGCCCTGCCGAATCACCCCACCCCAAGACTTGAGTTTTGCGGTCACGACGTCGTGTTGATTGTCGCCGGACGCCAGGCGGACCTCGATCCACTTGTTCCTCAAGAGGCGGACCTGCCAGCCCTGCCCGTGGTTGTCCTGGTCGTAGCGTCCGAAGAGTACCTTGTCCGCGGGGAGGCCGCCTTCCTTGGGGACGTAGGCCCAGAAGCTGATCGTGAACGCCTCATCCCGGCTGAGGTTGCCGAAGTCTCCAAGTTCGAGGTACGTGTCGGGGCCGATCTCGATCGCGTCTTGGCCCAGCACCTCGGTCGTGGCGAGGCGCGGGAGTTGCGCTTCGGGCGCAGTCGGCTCGGCCAACTCGGTGGCTTCCGACGATTCGACAGGCTCCGCAGCCGTTTCGGAGGCAACCGCTTCGGCTGGCTCGCTGCTGTCGAACAAGTCTTCCAACCGCACGCTCAAGGCATCGGCCCCGAGCCAATCGACGCCCTGCTCGAAGCGCCAGGCATCGCCAACGGTCTGCGCGACTTCCTGCCGGATATCCCCGAGCCGGGCCTCGATCTCTTTCACCCGCGGCTGATCTTCTGCTTCGAAGACGCTGATCACCGGCTTGCTGTTCGCGCGGTTGCCATCGAGCGCCGGCTGCGTGGTGTTCCGGAAAAACGCGGCGAACTGGTAGAACTCCTTCTGCGAGACCGGGTCAAACTTGTGGTCGTGGCACGATGCACAACTCGCGGTCAGCCCGAGCCAGGTCGTCGTGGTCGCCTCGACCCGGTCGAGGGCGTAGATCGCCAGGTACTCGTCGGGGATCACGCCGCCTTCGTTGGTCGTGGGGTTGTTGCGGTTGAAGCCGGTGGCGACGCGCTGCGACTGCGTGGGGTTGGGCAGCATGTCGCCGGCGATCTGCTCGACGGTGAACTGATCGAACGGCATGTTGTCGTTGTACGCCTTCACCACCCAGTCGCGGTACGGCCAGATGTTGCGGAAGTTGTCGTAGTGGAATCCGTGCGTGTCGGCGTAGCGGGCCGCGTCCAACCAGTACCGCGCCCGGTGCTCGCCGTACTTCGGCGAGGCGAGGAAGCGATCGACCATCTTCTCGTAGGCGTCTTCCGATTCGTCACCGACAAACGCGGCGATCTCTTCGGGCGTCGGCGGCAGGCCACGCAGGTCGAAGCTCACCCGCCGAACGAGCGTGTACCGGTCCACGTGGTCGTTGGGCGAGAGGCCTTCGCTGTCGAGGCGACTCAGAATGAACGCGTCGATCGGGTTCTCCACCCACTCGGGGCGCGAGACGTCCGGCAACAGCGGCTGCTCGACCGGCTCGAACGACCAGTGGTCTTCCCACTGCGCCCCTTCTTCAATCCAACGGCGGAACAGATCGATCTGCTCGGCGTTGAGATGCTTGTGAGACTTGGGCGGCGGCATGATCTCGTCCGCGTCGGTCGCGATGATGCGTTTGTACAGCTCGCTCTGCTCGGGCTTGCCGGGGACCACGGCAAAACGCCCGCCGAGGTCACGCAGGAGGTCTTCGTGTGTGTCGAGGCGCAGCCCCGCTTCGCGGGTCCCCGAGTCGGGGCCGTGGCAGTGGAAGCAGTTGTCGGAGATGAGCGGCCGGATGTCGCGGTTGAAGCGGACCTGCCCCTTCTGAGCGGGCGGCTGGTTGTTCGCCGCGGGCGTGATGGCGATGCCTTCACGGCTCGCTTCGGTTGCAGGC
Protein-coding regions in this window:
- a CDS encoding DUF1553 domain-containing protein, yielding MLCLLLAVAAVPLVMWGTQRERSQVRTAVGWKGGSPATEASREGIAITPAANNQPPAQKGQVRFNRDIRPLISDNCFHCHGPDSGTREAGLRLDTHEDLLRDLGGRFAVVPGKPEQSELYKRIIATDADEIMPPPKSHKHLNAEQIDLFRRWIEEGAQWEDHWSFEPVEQPLLPDVSRPEWVENPIDAFILSRLDSEGLSPNDHVDRYTLVRRVSFDLRGLPPTPEEIAAFVGDESEDAYEKMVDRFLASPKYGEHRARYWLDAARYADTHGFHYDNFRNIWPYRDWVVKAYNDNMPFDQFTVEQIAGDMLPNPTQSQRVATGFNRNNPTTNEGGVIPDEYLAIYALDRVEATTTTWLGLTASCASCHDHKFDPVSQKEFYQFAAFFRNTTQPALDGNRANSKPVISVFEAEDQPRVKEIEARLGDIRQEVAQTVGDAWRFEQGVDWLGADALSVRLEDLFDSSEPAEAVASETAAEPVESSEATELAEPTAPEAQLPRLATTEVLGQDAIEIGPDTYLELGDFGNLSRDEAFTISFWAYVPKEGGLPADKVLFGRYDQDNHGQGWQVRLLRNKWIEVRLASGDNQHDVVTAKLKSWGGVIRQGEWNHVALNYHPLDQSRVVINHDSSPGLQIYIHGNIPNGPNRGSSHMLKGDFAVDKPLVIGDRSATVEAEGESEAKEAKPYEGPKAGLREVRVFNRALSTTELKLLANALTPEERRGEAAKPTEVSGEAAEVAAENAEGSEPEFKHEAVAGLLAEASALESELAVMRAYAPVTMVMEEKADSEPFAHVLERGLYDKLGERVTAGVPEALPPLPEGESANRLGLARWIVDEDNPLTARVTINRFWQEIFGAGLVETTEDFGSQGSPPTHPELLDWLAHEFVASGWDVKHIYKLMLMSSTYRQSSKVRPEVLKVDPENRLLARGARFRFDAEVIRDQALWLSTLLVEDMGGPPVKPYQPAGLWKTVAYPNSNTGVFKADTGDKLYRRSLYTMWKRTSPPPAMMIFDAPDREHCRVRRERTNTPLQALVLMNDPQFVEAARHLAQVVMHTESDDRFALIYTKAMGKAPSDKARGVLEDTFNQLHAIYQEDPESAKKLLAVGDSPVDETLDPVDLATWTMIANQVMNMDAFINKN